The following are encoded together in the Bacillus cereus group sp. RP43 genome:
- a CDS encoding DoxX family membrane protein gives MVINFLRTDKRATFILLFLRLYIGYAWLAAGIGKVFGQSFDASGFLKGAIAQASGDHPAVQGWWADFLQHFVLPNADLFSFLVQWGEILVGLGLILGGLTKTAAFFGIIMNLSFLLSGTVSVNPNLLILTMFILVAGQNVGRIGLDGYVFPKIFKKNNREAYKLSKTA, from the coding sequence ATGGTTATCAATTTTTTAAGAACTGATAAACGCGCTACTTTCATATTATTATTTTTACGACTTTACATAGGATATGCATGGCTTGCTGCCGGAATAGGAAAAGTTTTTGGACAATCTTTTGACGCAAGTGGTTTTCTAAAAGGAGCTATCGCTCAAGCATCAGGTGACCACCCTGCAGTACAAGGCTGGTGGGCAGATTTTCTTCAACATTTTGTTCTTCCAAACGCAGACCTATTTAGCTTTTTAGTTCAATGGGGAGAAATTTTAGTAGGGCTAGGTTTGATTTTAGGTGGATTAACAAAAACAGCTGCATTTTTCGGCATCATAATGAACCTTTCATTTTTATTAAGCGGAACTGTTAGTGTAAACCCAAACCTACTTATTTTAACTATGTTCATTTTAGTTGCAGGACAGAATGTTGGACGTATTGGATTAGATGGTTATGTTTTCCCCAAAATTTTCAAAAAAAATAACCGTGAAGCATATAAATTAAGTAAAACTGCATAA
- a CDS encoding prolyl oligopeptidase family serine peptidase encodes MKVKEKTYLSIEEIISLPTLSSTNISDDGKNVAFIKKTANWKDNTYRNHVWIYEKDKGQSYPLTNGDIDSTCPLWSPNSRDIAYLSPAGDGKNQIFVKSLDGYGGVQITDEKEGVSKFKWEPTGKGFYYVAQSKESEVIKKRRELYGDFHHIGKEYQNNCLYYIEIEKVIQNDEYEHENRVVYQLTDGKDFHIHEFDISNDGKKVVFMATPSSNMEDYMNGDLYILDSKAGELQKLNIDKLLGGSVCFSPDGSKICYTASIRERDYYRNHIQESTLEIYDMNIGEVIQPLTNFDSTVMPLQWTAKGILIRWQDKTNYLIGLLSEDGTVEMVSEKVDGFIMDASITMDGNHISYNKAITNETFEIYLDDKKITNENSFFEGKLKSNREIISWKSSDGLEIEGVLSTPVEFEANKKYPLLVVIHGGPAWASFPIFSDCFNEKYPIEQFIEKGFIVLEPNYRGSSGYSNEFLKANYRKQGIADYDDVISGVDKLVEKGIADKDRVGVMGWSNGGYISAFCSTFSNRFKAISVGGGITNWGTHYVNTDIPYFIRMYLGNTPWNDPEIYRKTSPMTYIKSACTPTLIQHGEKDARIPILNAYELYEGLRDMEVDTELIIFKGMAYSSDQPGIHVAIMKQNLMWFSHYILGESMKDFRVL; translated from the coding sequence ATGAAAGTGAAAGAAAAAACATATTTAAGTATAGAAGAGATTATTTCGTTACCAACCTTATCAAGTACAAATATAAGTGATGATGGAAAAAACGTAGCATTTATAAAGAAGACGGCTAATTGGAAAGACAATACATATAGGAATCATGTATGGATATATGAAAAAGATAAGGGACAGAGTTACCCATTAACAAATGGGGATATAGATAGTACATGCCCGTTATGGTCTCCAAATTCTAGGGATATCGCATACCTTAGCCCGGCTGGTGATGGGAAAAATCAAATCTTTGTTAAGTCACTAGATGGTTATGGCGGTGTGCAAATTACTGATGAGAAAGAAGGAGTTAGTAAATTCAAATGGGAGCCTACTGGTAAAGGTTTTTATTATGTTGCACAGTCAAAAGAATCTGAGGTGATAAAGAAACGCAGGGAACTATATGGGGATTTCCATCATATAGGTAAGGAGTACCAGAATAATTGTTTATATTACATTGAAATAGAAAAAGTGATACAAAATGATGAATATGAACATGAAAACAGAGTTGTGTATCAACTAACTGATGGGAAGGATTTTCATATCCATGAATTTGATATTTCAAATGACGGGAAAAAGGTTGTATTCATGGCTACACCAAGCTCAAATATGGAAGATTATATGAATGGAGATCTATACATATTAGATAGTAAAGCTGGAGAGCTACAAAAGCTAAATATAGATAAGTTGTTGGGAGGGAGTGTTTGCTTTTCTCCTGACGGCAGTAAAATATGTTACACAGCAAGCATAAGAGAGAGGGATTACTATAGAAACCATATACAAGAAAGTACATTAGAGATATATGATATGAATATTGGAGAGGTAATTCAGCCTCTAACAAACTTTGATAGTACGGTTATGCCATTACAGTGGACAGCTAAAGGGATTTTAATTAGATGGCAGGATAAAACGAATTATCTTATTGGATTGCTATCTGAGGATGGCACTGTGGAAATGGTAAGCGAAAAAGTAGATGGCTTTATAATGGATGCTTCTATAACAATGGATGGAAATCATATATCCTATAATAAGGCTATTACAAATGAAACCTTTGAAATCTATTTAGACGATAAAAAAATAACGAATGAAAATAGCTTTTTCGAAGGAAAGCTTAAAAGTAATAGAGAAATAATCTCATGGAAAAGTAGTGATGGTCTTGAAATAGAGGGTGTTTTATCAACCCCAGTAGAGTTTGAAGCAAATAAAAAATATCCCTTATTAGTGGTAATCCATGGTGGTCCGGCTTGGGCATCCTTCCCAATATTTTCAGACTGTTTTAATGAAAAATATCCTATTGAGCAGTTTATTGAAAAAGGTTTTATCGTTTTAGAACCAAACTACAGGGGAAGTTCTGGTTATAGTAATGAATTCTTAAAAGCAAACTATAGAAAACAGGGAATTGCTGACTACGATGATGTTATATCCGGAGTGGATAAACTAGTTGAAAAAGGAATTGCAGATAAAGATAGAGTAGGGGTTATGGGATGGAGCAACGGGGGATATATATCAGCTTTTTGTTCTACATTTAGTAATAGATTTAAAGCTATTTCAGTTGGAGGCGGAATTACTAACTGGGGTACCCATTATGTAAATACAGATATCCCTTACTTTATTAGAATGTATTTAGGAAATACTCCATGGAATGATCCAGAGATATATAGGAAAACATCGCCAATGACATATATTAAATCAGCATGTACGCCTACCTTAATTCAACATGGGGAAAAGGATGCGAGAATTCCAATTCTAAATGCATATGAGCTATATGAAGGATTAAGAGATATGGAAGTGGATACAGAATTAATTATATTTAAAGGAATGGCATATAGTTCTGACCAGCCAGGAATTCATGTGGCTATTATGAAGCAGAATTTGATGTGGTTTTCACACTATATTCTTGGAGAAAGTATGAAAGATTTTAGGGTTCTATAA